A portion of the Kribbella jejuensis genome contains these proteins:
- a CDS encoding SigE family RNA polymerase sigma factor — translation MEFEEYVSARGQELVRLGFTVSGDYQRAEDLAQIALMQAFRKWRKVRNADDPHHYVRRILVNEYLSMTRRRSFTEAPTADLDPEQAVPDHAVGIANSDGLWRALTKLSARERVVLVLRYYQDLDDQTIADVLGIKPSSVRATASRALAALRKAQESHRVDERLK, via the coding sequence GTGGAGTTCGAGGAGTACGTGTCCGCCCGTGGACAGGAACTGGTGCGGCTCGGGTTCACCGTCTCCGGCGACTACCAGCGGGCGGAGGACCTGGCCCAGATCGCGTTGATGCAGGCGTTCCGCAAGTGGCGGAAGGTGCGCAATGCCGACGACCCGCACCACTACGTCCGGCGGATCCTGGTGAACGAGTACCTGTCGATGACCCGGCGGCGCTCGTTCACCGAGGCACCGACGGCCGACCTGGACCCGGAGCAGGCCGTGCCCGACCACGCCGTCGGTATCGCGAACTCCGACGGCCTGTGGCGCGCGCTGACGAAGCTGTCCGCCCGTGAGCGGGTCGTGCTGGTCCTGCGCTACTACCAGGACCTCGACGACCAGACGATCGCCGACGTACTCGGCATCAAACCGTCCTCCGTGCGTGCGACCGCGAGCCGTGCGCTGGCGGCACTACGGAAAGCCCAAGAATCCCATCGCGTCGATGAGAGG
- a CDS encoding GNAT family N-acetyltransferase has translation MSVELRGFDDGYGTRVAGWALDEKEVALLSGRVAYPFPEELRGSWRTVDADIHSYLLFDGDRPVGYGEVWLDDEEDEVELARIIVDPEVRGRGFGGELVRALLGPALEAGYSEVFLRVRPENDPAIRAYHGSGFVDVPAALMEEWNDGQPVPYRWMRYAGEQVGAGELRG, from the coding sequence ATGAGCGTGGAGCTTCGGGGGTTCGACGACGGGTACGGCACGCGGGTCGCGGGCTGGGCCCTGGACGAGAAGGAAGTCGCACTGCTCTCCGGACGGGTGGCCTACCCGTTCCCGGAAGAACTGCGGGGGAGTTGGCGGACGGTCGACGCGGACATCCACTCCTATCTGTTGTTCGACGGCGATCGGCCGGTCGGGTACGGCGAGGTCTGGCTGGACGACGAGGAGGACGAGGTCGAACTCGCCCGGATCATCGTGGACCCGGAGGTCCGTGGTCGCGGGTTCGGAGGTGAACTGGTCCGGGCGCTGCTGGGTCCGGCGTTGGAGGCCGGCTATTCGGAGGTGTTCCTGCGGGTCCGTCCGGAGAACGATCCGGCAATCCGCGCCTATCACGGCAGTGGCTTCGTCGACGTCCCCGCCGCGTTGATGGAGGAGTGGAACGACGGTCAACCGGTGCCGTACCGCTGGATGCGTTATGCCGGTGAGCAGGTGGGCGCCGGCGAGCTCAGGGGCTGA
- a CDS encoding alpha/beta fold hydrolase, whose amino-acid sequence MTARVFLVHGGLWDRMDAEAFWGTTGVIGGLSEHADVFAPDRPRYASSWDVELSALGDLLAKRSGPVRIVGASNGCTVVVLLALRYPELVDRLLLAWPATGDDAAANERARAGMVNRGCPPEVADGLLAGGILRGVKDADLATLARIPVAVLPSVPENPSHQRKTVDSLLGSIRGSRELAGCPEPPTPAFPPYLDQLVRTIVEFVN is encoded by the coding sequence ATGACCGCTCGGGTCTTCCTCGTGCACGGTGGTCTCTGGGACCGGATGGATGCTGAGGCGTTCTGGGGTACGACGGGAGTCATCGGCGGGCTGTCCGAGCATGCCGACGTTTTCGCGCCCGATCGCCCGCGGTACGCGAGCAGTTGGGACGTCGAACTCAGCGCGCTCGGTGATCTCCTGGCGAAACGTTCCGGTCCGGTAAGGATCGTTGGCGCCTCCAATGGATGTACGGTCGTGGTCCTGCTGGCGTTGAGGTATCCGGAACTGGTCGATCGCCTCCTGCTCGCCTGGCCCGCCACCGGCGACGACGCCGCCGCGAACGAGCGCGCCCGAGCCGGGATGGTGAACCGAGGTTGTCCGCCCGAGGTCGCGGACGGCCTGTTGGCGGGTGGAATTCTGCGTGGCGTGAAGGATGCGGACCTGGCGACGCTGGCACGTATTCCAGTGGCGGTCCTCCCGTCCGTACCGGAGAATCCGTCGCATCAGCGGAAGACGGTCGACTCGTTGCTGGGGTCGATCCGGGGGAGTCGTGAGCTGGCCGGATGTCCCGAACCGCCGACGCCGGCCTTTCCGCCCTACCTGGATCAGTTGGTGCGAACGATCGTGGAGTTCGTCAACTGA